ttcacaatgcaccattcaaaggcacatcacaaaatttcaacaatttctgacttcatttggtattcttcttgcatttacttatttttttgaactagttgaccctgaaattgaaaagcactacaaatgaactctgaaaatgttgaaagtttgcatgctatcatcatttcacccacatagcatgtgttaaaaagttgagagggctacgacaaaaactggattcacttcgtggacaaaacggacaatctctatcgaagtatcagcgttccgaacgagaactcatctcttacaatgggatttcatttttttgaacttatttgaactccatactttttgtgtgttcaaaatgcaccactcaaaggcacatcacaaaatttcaacaatttctcacttcatttggtattcttcgtgcatttacttatttttttgagctagttgaccctgaaattgaaaagcactacaaatgaactctcaaaatgttgaaacttggcatgctatcataatttcacccacatagcatgtgttaaaaagttgagagggctacgacaaaaactggatgcacttcgtgtaaaaaacggacaatctctcttgaagtatcagcgtttcgaacgagaactcatctcttacaaagggattttatttttttgaacttatttgaactccatactttttgtgtgttcaaaatgcaccattcaaaggcacatcataaaatttcagcaatttctgacttcatttggtattcttcttgcatttactttttttttgagctagttgaccctgaaattgaaaagcactacaaatgaactctgaaaatgttgaaagttggcatgctatcatcatttcacccacatagcatgtgttaaaaaggttagagggctacgacaaaaactggatgcacttcgtgtacaaaacggacaatctctctcgaagtacgagggtttcgaacgagaactcatctcttacaaagggatttcatttttttgaacttatttgaactccatactttttgtgtgttcaaaatgcaccattcaaacgcacatcacaaaatttcaacaatttctgacttcatttgttattcttcgtgcatttacttattttttttgagctagttgaccctgaaattgaaaagcactacaaatgaactctgagtatgttgaaagttggcatgctatcatcatttcacccacataacatgtgttaaaaagttgagagggctacgacaaaaactagatgcacttcgtgtacaaaacgggcaatctctttcgaagtatcagcgttccgaacgagaactcatctcttacaaagggatttcatttttttgaacttatttgaactccatactttttgtgtgtcaaAATGAAacatttaaaggcacatcacaaagtttcaacaatttctgacttcatttggtattcttcgtgcatttacctatttttttgagctagttgaccctgaaattgaaaagcaccacaaatgaactctaaaaatgttgaaagttggcatgctatcatcatttcacccacatagcatgtgttaaaaagttgagagggctacgacaaaaactggatgcacttcgtgtacaaaacggacaatctctctcgaagtatcagcgtttcgaacgagaactcatctcttacaaagggatttcatttttttgaacttatttgaactccatactttttgtgtgttcaaaatgcaccattcaatggcacatcacaaaatttcaacaatttctaacttcatttggtattcttcgtgcatttacttattttttttgagctagttgaccctgaaattgaaaagcactacaaatgaactgtgaaaatgttgaaagttggcatgctatcatcatttcacccacatagcatgtgttaaaaagttgatagggctacgacaaaaactggatgcacttcgtgtacaaaacggacaatctctctcgaagtatgagggtttcgaacgagaactcatctcttacaaagggatttcacttttttgaacttatttgaagtccatactttttttgtgttcaaaatgcaccattcaaaggcacatcacaaaatttcaacaatttctgacttcatttggtattcttcgtgcatttacttatttgtttttgagctagttgaccctgaaattgaaaagcactacaaatgaactctgagtatgttgaaagttggtatgctatcatcatttcacccacatagcatgtgttaaaaagttgagagggctacgacaaaaactggatgcacttcgtgtacaaaacagacaatctctctcgaagtattagcgtttcgaacgagaattcatctcttacaaagggatttcattttttgagcttatttgaactccatactttgtgtgtgttcaaaatgcaccattcaaaggcacatcacaaaatttcaacaatttctgacttcatttggtattcttcgtgcatttacttattttttttgagctagttgaccctgaaattgaaaagcactacaaatgaactctgaaaatgttgaaatttggcatgctatcatcatttcacccacatagcatgtgttaaaaagttgagagggctacgacaaaaactggatgcacttcgtgtacaaaatggacaatctctctcgaagtagaagcgacccccacaataagagacgacattcttcttctctcatatatggtggacactagctcacctaatttttcaaccgtcgatgatggtcgctactcctacttcccctagtgcataaccaatatctagcacaaggagaagaaggagaaacgaccccccacagcaatagtcgacattcttcttctctcatgtatggtggacactccctcacctaatttttcgaccgtcgatgatggtcgctactccttcttcccctagtgcataacaaatatctagcataaagagaagaaggagaagcaacccccacaacaacagtcggcattcttcttctctcatatatggtggacactccctcacctgattttttgaccgtcgatgatggtcgctattccttctttccctaatgcataacaaatatctagcacaaggagaagaaggaaaagcgacccccacaacaaaagtggttccgcggcacgccacgtggttccgctgcacgccacgtggttccgctgcacgccatctGGGACTAATGGTTTtttatttttaaatgactgttttaatcaaaaacagatgtgttacaaaagggatttcattttttgaacttatttgaactgaagactttttgtatatatatgtggtcgaaatgcatgataccatgaagttagaaagggctaaaccattcaaaagtagcaaatgaagttagaaagggctaaaccattcaaatttggaaactataatggtacaaacagaaactagacatatataaattggtccaagcagtacatgatactagtccaaacagtgcataataatagctaccatagatatatatacaagtgttcgacgttgagaacactactcgtctgaatcgtctgaatcagaatgtccaccttcctcgaggtgacgctcgccatagttgacgactcgaatcttgcggtacaactcgtatgaaacgtatgcatcttttgctgcatactcaatgttgatacgatcaagtgggcccttctcccaaagtttgtgctgagactttgggaaactggtcttcatatcaccatattcctcgtcgatcaaggcaactgccatatgagccatcgaagtcctgacatgtcgaagcctgaataccgtttggagatcaataaggcaaccagttggtatctcaataccgaagctgtgcctcatcttcagcttgtcgttccttatgtcaatggtagcaaaagtgatgccgctccgaaggaagtccatgagttctggacaatgcttgtcacttctgcaacagaaacaaattaaaatggaacaaatgttacatactgttacaataaggaaacatgtttcactacaactaaagagaaaattatctttaggattcaaatagaacatatgcaatggaacctagagagatcactatagctatccaatggaacctagagagatcactagctatatgcaattttcatgactatgacatatcatattgctatccaatggaacctagagagatcactagctatatgcaattttcataaccttggatcaaagaacaccgcataaaattgtatcactacaactatgatttcaatggaacatattgaaccaatcagatttttcagattgtggaacactattccaatcagattgtgttgccttcaactaatcaaaattgtttcactacaactatttgaagcgaaccaactatgattccaatggaacatattaaacactagttgattctaatacaatttttcagattatggaacactattccaatcagattgtgttctcttcaactaatcaaaattgtttcactacaactatttgaagggaaccaactatgattccaatggaacatattaaacactagttgattctaatacgatttttcagattatggaacactattccaattagattgtgttcccttcaactaatcaaaattgtttcactacaactatttgaagggaaccaactatgattgaaacaaataaacttacaatgtcattatcttggatcaaagtaatcctcaaaacttacctcgcccattggaagatcaagacatggtatgcgaagcatagttggatgacggcaacaccgcgttgattggccgtgtactccagatcaagccccaagaacttctcatgatccattgcggcgtgaagccatcgttccttcaactgttcaagaaaaaatggcatctccctgctctcgttcgtgtacacgacatcgagcatggtcttgccatgtgcgagcacctcttcaaagcgagttggcatggtggaagaagagaagggaagaagagaggagaagaacagagagcgagagcgagagagaagaagaaacagagaaatggcgactctgcttcggttcgtgcttttcatcaccCGAAACGAcgtgggatgcaaaccgtttgggcctttagtcccgggttgagccaccaaccgggactaaagaggcataccaacggttgccaccactacggcaggccacgtgttaggcctttagtcccgggttgagccaccaaccgggactaaagggggatacgaacggttgccaccaccactgcccaccgcgtagccctttagtcccggtttgggacacgaccgggactaaaggctccttacggggcgggactaaagcctcgagggaggcattgagaatttgggcgacgtggccgggcctttagtcccggcccagaggcaggccgagactaaagggtcccggccaaaggcccgttttccactagtgtacttagagatatacaattttaggttctcatgacctactattgtacCCTTATCTTGCTCGAGCTGCAGGATTCTTTTTTTCCTATGCTTGCCATTTGCAATGAAGTGGAAAATTTAGTATTATTATCCCCATGATTGATTGCCCGCACTTTTGCTCTAGTAGCCCATTTCGATTCCTCCTCTCTAAGGAGCACTCGAAGACGTTGTTCAGCCTCATTCTTCAAAGATCGCTCGTTGAAATCCAGAATAATGGTCTCGGCCTTACGGTCAAGATCATCTATAAGTTTGATAAGCCTATCCTGCTCATCCTTATAGACCTCAGATACGTTCTTAGCCCAACCACGAAGGTATTTTCTAAGATGTCGCCATCCTTCGTGCTTGAGGCCTGATGACATGCATCCTTTTTCTCATGTTCTTGCCTCGCCGGGAGCAGCGACAGCCGGGTGCTTTGTGGTCACAGCGCCGGAGGGCTTTGACGTCGGACGAGCGCTGCGTGCGAGACACCTACTGCGCCTTCAAATGCGATAGAGGAGATCTCTCCCGCTGTTGCTGCGACTCCATCTGTATTGCTTCATCATCAATGGATCACAATAATGCTAAAAGGAATTAAAAATCTGTTGATTTCAGAGCAACGTCAGGGCCATGGGCGGCCGCGTCCTCGCAGCCGGAAGGCATTGCCTCTGCGTCCAAGTCTCTCGCGGTGGAGCGTACAGACAAAATACACTGATGTAAATATGAATTGTTCTCTTTATTAATGATTGAGTACAAGTATATACAGTTTTGAGGGGATGCATCCAAGAGACGCGATGGTCTAAAGAGACACAAACGAACAGTGCCTCGTGCATTGGCGGTTAGGAATAATGAAAATTCTTCTTAATTAACACATGAATTAATTAAATCTCAACAGTTTTGATTCAAACTCGGAACACCCGGTACTACGCCACGTCGGTCTGTGAAACCGACCTCGATTCCTCTACAGTACAGTACTCCATTATTTAAGGCACCGGCCGGCCGGGTGTTTCATTGAGAAAAATCAATCATCAGGTATCACTTCTTGCGATAGCGAAGCGCGCGCGGCGACTGTATCGGGTGGCCAATCACATCATGGCCAACACGTCGCTGCCGTGCCTCGTCTTCGAGTACGGCGACGAGCGGCCGACGACGCTGTACGGCGCCGCCGACGGCGCACACCGCCCGTGCGAGATCGACGTGCTGATAACCAAGCAGAACTGGGTGACCGCGCACGGCTGGGTGCTCGCCCGTGACCCggacacctcggcaaccttcctgTGGGACCCGCGGGACCCGGAGCACGGCCAGGTGCCGCTGCCGTCGTTGCCGCAAGCTCCGCCGGTGGGCTCCGACTGCGTGCTGTCCGGCGATCCCACCAGCCCGGACGGCTGCGCCGTGGTCCTAACCGAGCCATACGACAGCACCGCCCTATGGTACTGCCACGCCGGTTCGGCCTCGCCGGAGTGGGTGAGGCACGAGTATGACCTCGGAGGCAAGCTGGTGGTCATCGGTAGGTACCAGAGCTGGGAAAAGGAGCACGTCTCCGGTCTGACGCCGTACCAGGGCAAGTTTTACTATCCCATTTGCTTGAACAAATACGGTGTGCTTGAGTTTTCGCCGGAGCCAGCGTTAAGCATCATGAAAACCAAGGGGATCAAAGCTAGTCTTCCTCCGAGCGGGGACAAGTGTGTgcatgcatccaactttcttgtggACATAGACGGTCAGCTCCACAGTGTTTGGATCTTCTTTGCGGACCTTAAACGGCAAACTGTCAACGATGTTGCCGTTTATAAGATGGGTTTCGCCCGATCAAGATGTGTCCGGGTGGACAGTGTCGGTGATCGGGCAATATTTTTCAGCTCAGGAAGGTATATGGCGGGCTGGTGTCGTGCTAGCAAGTTCGGGTTGCTTCCCAACAGCGTGTACTGGATGAGTGAGTTTGACAAATGTTTGCACGTGTACGACATTGGAACCAACACAGAGGAAGTGCAACAATGTCAGGGCATCGGGGGTCAATCGAACTTGCCATTTTGGTTGCTTCCCGTCCATCGTCCATGAACAAATTACAAGTCAACAACAGTAGCACTTTGACATGTCTCCATTGAGCAGATACAGTTAACATTGCTTTTTCAGAAATTGGGCATCTGACATCTTCTTCTGTGTCGGTCGACAGAAACAATGCAACATCAATAGACTATCTCACGGGGTCTATCAACGTTCCACTACCAGAATAACCTACTACACCTACGGCTTTTTCTATGCCGACGGCTTTTTGTCGGAGCAAAATGAGTTTATAGATCATGTCAATTTTAGTATTCCGACTATGACAATTctagtattttgaacatgaaaaagCTTTTTATGAACCATGACAAATTTTAGTGCATGTATCATGGTAAATTTAAGTAATTCATCATGacaattttagtttatggttcatTACAAATTTAAGCCATTCATCAtccatttttaaaataattgacGACATAATTCTTTTTTACTTATGAATcatgtcaaaattatttcatggatcatgAAAAATTTTAGTAATTCATTATGGCATACTTTCTTAATTTCTTTCTTATAACATGTAAAAATATACTTTAAATATAAAAAAGTAGACATGGCAATTTATATGCAATAGACATGGCAATTTTTAATGCAAAAAAACTCGACGAAACATAtcgatatgagatctagtttgaAAATCTCGTCACGGCAAATTTAATGATAAACAAGGTTTTTCAATCGGATTTTTTATttaaaagataaaacattttaaaaacgaAAAAGATAAGAGATCAACGTCCAAAGCAAAGTTTTAAAACAAGAAAAATGAGACAAGAGGCTCAAATCTGCGTCTTCGCAATAGAAGGTTCAGGCTCTAGCCAATGCTGCGCCCTGGAGATCGCTGTTAAATAAACCGAAGACCACTGCACAACTTGTGTAAAAGTAAATCGTTTTTCCACACTCACTTATGTGTGGCATGGTGTATAATTTACGACAACTTTACAACTTAATCTAATGATGGACGTGCAGAAGGAATTTCTGTTTTATTatcttccctaataataaagcgcgcaacGCTTCTGCCGTACGTTGCTGGTTATTTTGCAAAAAGACCCCTCCCTTTTCTGGTATTTAACCCGCAGTACTTTTTAAGTCATAAAAAAACGTTTCGTTTATATCTCCTCACCGGCTTATCCATTGCCGTCCTGAGCCGGGGGCTTCTCGCCGACGATGGACGAGGAGGCGATGGGCCGACGACTGCCCGGCGCGCCGCGCCGCCCCTTGCCGAGAAAATCGCGACCGAAGGTGCCGGTTGCGTCGTGGCGTTCCCAGACGCGCCCTGCGCCTGCTGGGGAGGCATGGGGGCTTCTCGCCGGCGATGGGCGGAAGGCCGCAGGCGCGCGTAGCGTCGGGGAGCTTGTGGACGCGCTCGCCGCGCGCGGCCGCCCCGTGACCCGCGTCGTGTACACGATGCTCCTCCCGTGGGCCGCCGACGTGGCTCGCGAGAAAGGTCTGCCGTCCATGCTCTACTGGATCCAGCCGGCCGCCGTGCTCGCCGTCTACTACCACTACTTCCATGGCTACGCCGCCGTCGTGGCCGACCACCGCCACGACCCGTCGTTCGTCGTGCGGTTCCCGGGCCTCCCGCCGCAGGAGAAAATGGCGACCGAAGTGTATGCACTAATAAAGAACCATTTCATATGAATCAAATTAAGCAGATAAAAAAGGGTGGAATTTTttttgaaggaaagaactttgGTCAGCTAGACGCTATGAGCCAGTGATCGATCGATCGTCGTCGACGGGGTGGGATCAGGCCACCATCTGCTCCTGCTCCAGCCACTGCGGAAAATGGTCGCCTGTGTGGCCATCCTTGACAAGAGAGTTCACCCATGAGACTCGGGTTCGGCCGCGGTGGCTGCGGTGGCCGCCAGCATGGCGGAAGAACCCGAAGGACGCCGACTTGCGGAACTTGTGCAACTCGTCTCCTTGCACGCCCCAGTCCAGCTTGCCGTCGGGTGAGCCCCAGTAGGAATAATTAGTCAGTAGGATGGTAAAGTTGCCGAGGCATTTTATCAAGCAGTTGGCGTGCTCGCCTGCAAGTGCCATCTATGCACCATCCACATACGGAACGGAGCGACGGGCGATGTGGCCGGCCGCCACGCATCGCGATGGGCCTCTTTGACGGCCTCTTCTCCGGCCGGCGCCACGACGGCGTGAGGATGGGCGacgcggcgtcgtcgtcgtcgtcgtcagcgGCGGCGGCCACGGCCACGGACGACGCGGCGTCGACGTCCGCGTCGGCGCAGCAGTGCAGCGacggcctccctcctctctcgccAACCGGCGCAGCTGGTCGGCGCAGACGTGGGAGGGCTCATCTCCATGATCATGCAGGCTGCGACGACGGCTCAACAGAACAAGTCGGAGTGCGAGCAGCTCGCGCGTCGGGTCCTCATAATCGCGTAGCTGCTGCCGCACGTGCAGGAACCGGAGGCTGCGCAGCCGCTGGCCGGGCTTGGCGACACGCTCCAAGACGCCCACGAGCTCGTCGTGTCGTGCGAAGGGTGGAGCGCGGTATGTTTCGACGCACGCGCAGTCTGTGTCCCAGTCTGTAGCTCGGTCCGTTAGTCAAGCCGTATACGAGTCGGTTTGTCTAGCCGTATACGAGTCAGTTTGTCCCGCCATTGGTTCTACACTTGGTTCTACAAATactgcaccgttggtgctacAAATGATCAACAGATCATACCAAGCCTTTGTTGAATAAAAGGATCAGTTTCGCACGTGCTACTGCCTTCGGTTCAATTAAATTGTTTGGCAAGTGAGCTTTACATCAGGTATTTTTGTTAAATGTTTACATATACGACATACTTCAACATGTATAAGCATTATTTTCCATCAATCTCGACACGGGCTTGGCGCCACCCTCAAtgcattcaaaaaaaaaatcatgtttgaCATTACAAATATTTATTTCTTTCATGCAGGAAAACATTTGGACCATAATCTCAAATCATGGATgctaaggaaaaaataagaaagagagaTAGAGAGCGGTATGAACGAATGAgcaaagaagaaaaggaggagaaaaATAGAAAACGCCGTGaagcctatcaacaaaagaaagatTCAGCAAAGACAGCAAAAAGCGCACAAGAAAAACAAAGATATGCAAATATGCAaccagaaaagaagaaagaaagattTAAACAAATAGAAGCTCGCCGTCAAATGATACGGAACACACCATCCAAAGActcaatagcaatggagaaccctCAATATGTCGCAACTGAACAGAATGTTAGCACTTCTACATTTAGATCTAAACACATGGATCATGTGCCAGCGGGAAAAAGGCAAGCGTTGCTACAACATCGTAACGAAGAATTCGCAAAAAGACGGAAAAAAAACTATTTCCATGTCATCAAAAGAAGATGCTACAACGATGAAAAACTGCAATGAAAACAATCAAACTCTACAGCAGCCAGAAGTCACGACTTACGGTAATAATCCTGATTTAATACTCGCATTGCAAGTAAACACAAATATATCTATACAACTAACCATCTATTTTGGACAGACATCCCATCATCAATGTTTCCAAGCGTCAGAGAAACAGATGCACCAATACAATCATTATACAATGATGATCACAGAAAAGTGGCTTTATGGCCAAACATACCCACCACAAATCTTGCAACAATCAAAGATGTGCAAGCACGAATACAATCATTATGCAATGATGATCACTGTAAGTTTTTTAAATTGCACATTAtacttttttataaaaacatttaatagaTGATGATAAATTATTAAATAGGTGATGATGGAGTAATATATGAGCAAGAAGCAAGCATTAAGGAAATAAATGAGGCAACAAAATCAATCTACAACGATGATATCGGTAAGGTTATCAATTACATATATGTTCTTAGGCAATACAAACAAATATATACACTCAAAAATTACAACACAGGTAATGATGGAGTCATATTTGAAGAAGACACGGACGGAGATGAATACTTGTTCACCGGTGAAGGTATGCTTAATACAATTGAAATAAATTTGCACAATTATAATACTACTTACTAAATTCAAGATGTTTCATATCAAAAC
This genomic stretch from Hordeum vulgare subsp. vulgare chromosome 6H, MorexV3_pseudomolecules_assembly, whole genome shotgun sequence harbors:
- the LOC123403335 gene encoding zinc finger CCCH domain-containing protein 33-like encodes the protein MALAGEHANCLIKCLGNFTILLTNYSYWGSPDGKLDWGVQGDELHKFRKSASFGFFRHAGGHRSHRGRTRVSWVNSLVKDGHTGDHFPQWLEQEQMVA